Proteins co-encoded in one Granulicella cerasi genomic window:
- a CDS encoding capsule assembly Wzi family protein: protein MFSSRFSGLRRNRYALLCGTALLAAAPSFAQNSAPATPTDTFPSVPVSNSTQPPTPALPAYQAPEKKPVSPHPEVQTVPTQPLPAYTQAAVPAYAPVVESHHDALGSTYINVDSQIYPMAMRLYSMGYLDTAFIAMRPWTRRALLHMLQQTEPRVVGDQNEEAMGILARLKTYLQDETEGRDRWNAVYGADQFYTRLQGVSGLTLKDSFHLGQTLMNDYGRPYSQGFNNFTGFSSTNEWWRFSLQVRGEYQYAPSWAGYSYAVANQLSGVDLITNPPMPTNYTQDTIPYLNTGRVSAFRLQEAVVSFHVLGHEISGGKSDAWLGPGMGGAMAWSNNAENIYSFRINRVEPLYIPLVKRVLGPLRYDFFVGSLKGHTSPNEPWIHSEMFSFRPTSNFEFGFQRSVIWGGHGHTPITLHTFLNSFFSFDDTGTAQNKYSRDDPGARFSDFSFSWRLPFLTHSVTLYTDSIVHDDVTPPSAPRRAAYRPGIYLSHVPGIPKLDLRVEASSTDTSTLRSIGGQFNYREVVQLQGYTNKGFIMGDWVGREAKAGQAWLTYHLSPDEFVQVEYMHKKTPKDFIAGGTTQNQFKVEGVKRFGRNLELDAWMQYERWVAPVYSVPDVGNPLVSTNIPLYKATPQNNVVVVGQLTWYPKLRHSPPANAKLNGK, encoded by the coding sequence ATGTTTTCTTCTCGTTTCTCGGGCTTGCGGCGAAATCGCTACGCGTTGCTCTGCGGAACCGCCCTTCTGGCGGCCGCTCCTTCTTTTGCGCAGAACTCCGCGCCCGCGACACCGACCGATACCTTTCCCTCGGTGCCCGTGAGCAACTCGACGCAACCGCCCACACCGGCACTTCCTGCGTATCAGGCCCCCGAGAAGAAACCGGTCAGCCCGCATCCTGAGGTGCAGACGGTTCCTACGCAGCCTTTGCCTGCCTACACTCAGGCGGCTGTGCCTGCGTATGCCCCGGTAGTTGAGAGCCATCACGATGCTCTTGGCAGCACCTACATCAACGTGGACTCGCAGATTTACCCGATGGCGATGCGGCTTTACTCCATGGGCTATCTGGACACCGCGTTTATCGCGATGCGTCCATGGACGCGCCGCGCGTTGCTGCACATGCTGCAGCAGACCGAACCCCGCGTTGTGGGCGACCAGAACGAAGAGGCGATGGGCATTCTCGCGCGCCTCAAGACTTATCTGCAGGACGAGACGGAAGGCCGCGACCGCTGGAACGCCGTCTACGGTGCCGATCAGTTCTATACGCGCCTGCAAGGCGTCAGCGGCCTCACGCTGAAGGACAGCTTCCACCTTGGCCAGACGTTGATGAACGACTACGGTCGCCCTTACAGCCAGGGCTTCAACAACTTCACCGGCTTCTCTTCGACGAACGAGTGGTGGCGCTTCTCGCTGCAGGTTCGCGGCGAGTACCAGTACGCTCCTTCGTGGGCCGGCTATAGCTACGCGGTGGCCAACCAACTCAGCGGCGTGGACTTGATCACGAATCCGCCGATGCCGACGAACTATACGCAGGACACGATTCCTTACCTGAACACCGGTCGCGTCAGCGCCTTCCGCCTGCAGGAAGCCGTCGTGTCGTTCCATGTGCTGGGTCACGAAATTTCCGGCGGCAAGTCAGACGCCTGGCTCGGACCCGGCATGGGCGGAGCGATGGCGTGGTCGAACAACGCCGAAAACATCTACTCGTTCCGCATCAATCGCGTGGAGCCGCTGTATATCCCACTGGTGAAGCGTGTGCTCGGTCCGCTGCGCTATGACTTCTTCGTCGGCTCGTTGAAGGGCCATACCTCGCCCAACGAGCCGTGGATCCATTCGGAGATGTTCAGCTTCCGCCCAACCTCGAACTTCGAGTTCGGCTTCCAGCGCAGCGTCATCTGGGGCGGCCACGGCCACACGCCGATCACTCTGCATACGTTCCTCAATAGCTTCTTCAGCTTCGACGACACGGGCACGGCGCAGAACAAGTACAGCCGCGACGATCCTGGCGCGCGCTTCTCAGACTTCAGCTTCTCGTGGCGCCTGCCGTTCCTGACGCACTCCGTCACGCTGTACACCGATTCGATCGTGCATGACGACGTGACGCCGCCGAGCGCTCCTCGTCGCGCGGCGTATCGTCCTGGCATCTACCTTTCGCACGTGCCCGGTATACCCAAGCTCGACCTCCGCGTGGAAGCGTCCTCGACAGACACTTCTACCCTGAGGTCGATCGGCGGACAGTTCAACTACCGCGAGGTCGTGCAGCTACAGGGCTACACGAACAAGGGCTTCATCATGGGCGACTGGGTAGGACGTGAAGCCAAGGCCGGGCAGGCGTGGCTCACCTATCACCTCTCCCCCGATGAGTTTGTGCAGGTGGAGTACATGCATAAGAAGACGCCGAAGGACTTTATCGCAGGCGGCACCACGCAGAACCAGTTCAAGGTGGAAGGCGTGAAGCGATTCGGCCGCAACCTCGAACTGGACGCCTGGATGCAGTATGAGCGTTGGGTAGCGCCGGTTTACTCCGTTCCCGACGTCGGCAATCCGCTGGTGTCCACGAACATCCCGCTGTACAAGGCGACGCCGCAGAACAACGTGGTTGTCGTCGGTCAGTTGACCTGGTATCCGAAGCTGCGGCATTCGCCCCCTGCGAATGCCAAGCTCAACGGCAAGTAA
- a CDS encoding thiamine pyrophosphate-dependent enzyme, producing the protein MAENPLLPHRKLQELYSTLERARVLEKKQRTTFHREAVLAATTMQLDKGDYLSHAAKDIPASLLAPPVKHPAAKSDEATRLQYAAATARGQQLCGEHITLAYTQAGDKATGWKEALTLAQEERLPFVLCIIDPIGADVKRTKDTLQWPTFDAFVRKIKMPVLTVDGDDAVAMYRAMQESALRARTGLGASTIWAVVSKSAKLTASQRPVARLRRYLSARNIPLEN; encoded by the coding sequence TTGGCTGAAAATCCGCTGCTTCCTCATCGCAAGCTCCAGGAGCTTTACTCCACACTGGAGCGCGCACGCGTGCTCGAAAAGAAGCAGCGCACCACGTTTCATCGCGAAGCCGTACTCGCCGCGACGACGATGCAACTCGACAAGGGTGACTATCTTTCGCACGCAGCCAAGGACATTCCTGCATCGCTGCTGGCTCCGCCGGTGAAGCACCCTGCGGCCAAGAGTGATGAGGCGACACGTCTGCAGTACGCTGCGGCGACTGCGCGTGGACAACAGCTTTGCGGCGAGCACATCACGCTTGCCTACACGCAGGCAGGCGATAAGGCGACCGGTTGGAAGGAAGCTCTGACGCTCGCGCAGGAAGAACGTCTGCCGTTCGTGCTCTGCATCATTGACCCCATCGGCGCGGACGTGAAGCGCACGAAGGACACGTTGCAGTGGCCGACGTTTGACGCGTTCGTGCGCAAGATCAAGATGCCGGTGCTGACCGTTGACGGCGATGATGCCGTGGCGATGTATCGCGCGATGCAGGAGAGTGCTCTGCGTGCGCGAACAGGACTGGGCGCATCGACCATCTGGGCCGTGGTTTCAAAGTCTGCGAAGCTCACCGCATCGCAGCGACCTGTAGCGCGCCTGCGCCGCTATCTTTCAGCCAGAAACATTCCTCTCGAGAACTAA
- the thiC gene encoding phosphomethylpyrimidine synthase ThiC produces MSTNGNGHQHVHGNDYVVPQPRKEWIVNRKAEAARTGDWNMSQMHFARLGKITEEMAYVAHKEKLEAEFIRAEIAKGTMIIPANINHPELEPMAIGVGSLCKINANIGNSALSSNVDEELRKLHTAVHYGADTVMDLSTGGDIPMIREAILRHSPVPIGTVPLYEALSRVKRVEDLNIDLYLEVIEEQAQQGVDYFTIHAGVLIQYVPMVSKRITGIVSRGGAILAQWMTSNHKQNFLYENFDRITKILAKYDVSYSLGDGLRPGCVADASDEAQFAELKTLGELTRQAWKDDVQVMIEGPGHVPMDKIKEQVDKEVELCDGAPFYVLGPLVTDIAPGYDHITSAIGAAMIGWHGAAMLCYVTPKEHLGLPNEKDVKDGIIAYKIAAHAADIARHRPGARDRDDAISHARYTFDWDAQFALSLDPETAKGMHDETLPDDYYKEAAFCSMCGPKFCSMNWSSKVDKYNEEVHGLKKPELTQIMNAQLAAR; encoded by the coding sequence ATGAGCACAAACGGCAATGGGCATCAGCACGTGCACGGCAACGACTACGTCGTTCCGCAGCCGCGCAAGGAATGGATCGTCAACCGCAAGGCTGAGGCCGCGCGTACCGGCGACTGGAACATGAGCCAGATGCACTTTGCGCGCCTCGGCAAGATCACCGAGGAAATGGCCTACGTCGCGCACAAGGAAAAGCTGGAAGCCGAATTTATCCGCGCGGAAATCGCCAAGGGAACGATGATCATCCCGGCGAACATCAACCATCCTGAACTGGAGCCGATGGCGATCGGCGTTGGTTCGCTGTGCAAGATCAACGCGAACATTGGCAACTCGGCGCTGTCGTCGAACGTGGACGAAGAACTGCGCAAACTGCACACGGCTGTTCACTACGGCGCGGACACCGTCATGGATCTCTCCACCGGCGGCGACATCCCGATGATTCGCGAGGCGATTCTGCGGCACTCGCCGGTGCCGATCGGCACGGTGCCGCTGTACGAGGCGCTGTCGCGCGTGAAGCGCGTTGAAGACCTCAACATCGATCTCTATCTCGAAGTCATCGAAGAGCAGGCGCAGCAGGGCGTGGACTACTTCACGATCCATGCTGGCGTGCTGATCCAGTACGTACCGATGGTCTCCAAGCGCATCACGGGTATCGTGAGCCGCGGCGGCGCGATCCTCGCGCAGTGGATGACCTCGAACCACAAGCAGAACTTCCTGTACGAGAACTTCGACCGCATTACGAAGATCCTCGCCAAGTACGACGTGTCGTACTCGCTCGGCGACGGCCTGCGCCCCGGCTGCGTGGCCGATGCTTCGGACGAAGCGCAGTTTGCAGAGCTGAAGACGCTCGGCGAGCTCACCCGTCAGGCCTGGAAGGACGACGTGCAGGTGATGATCGAAGGCCCCGGCCACGTGCCGATGGACAAGATCAAGGAGCAGGTCGACAAGGAAGTCGAGCTTTGCGACGGTGCACCTTTCTATGTTCTTGGACCTTTGGTCACGGACATCGCTCCGGGCTACGACCACATCACCTCGGCGATCGGCGCGGCGATGATCGGCTGGCACGGCGCGGCGATGCTCTGCTACGTGACGCCGAAGGAGCACCTAGGCCTGCCGAACGAGAAGGACGTGAAGGACGGCATCATCGCGTACAAGATCGCTGCGCACGCGGCGGATATTGCACGCCACCGTCCCGGCGCTCGTGATCGTGACGACGCGATCTCGCACGCGCGCTACACCTTCGATTGGGACGCGCAGTTCGCGCTGTCGCTCGACCCGGAAACGGCGAAGGGCATGCACGACGAAACGCTGCCGGACGATTACTACAAGGAAGCAGCGTTCTGCTCGATGTGCGGACCGAAGTTCTGCTCGATGAACTGGTCCTCGAAGGTCGACAAGTACAACGAGGAAGTGCACGGTTTGAAGAAGCCGGAGCTCACGCAGATCATGAACGCTCAGTTGGCCGCTCGCTAA
- the argJ gene encoding bifunctional glutamate N-acetyltransferase/amino-acid acetyltransferase ArgJ yields the protein MLTVSTTSPAQLPLGFRWASVTAGIKASGKPDVALAVADEPAVAAAMFTKNQVTAAPVQLGKKHLAATGHKVRAVLVNAGNANCCTGEQGLEVAQKSCAAVGDAFGCVFDEVIPSSTGIIGVPLPVEKLLDAIEPAKAALGSTIEHADAFATAIMTTDTKRKTASASFSVDGKVVTLWGCSKGAGMIGPQLGPPHATMLVYLFTDVEIDVDQLQPLLEAAVDDSFNAISIDGDTSTNDTVLLLASGKSGVSASGNALTQFTAALTEVTQSLAYQIVDDGEGVTHVVRLEISGAATKEDARVIAKSIANSPLCKTAWSSADPNWGRLLSGAGKAGVPFDASQVTIFIGGLLVFDRGTRAVSYDEAACHEVMSARNFTIAIDLGAGDAATHFLTCDLTHEYVSINADYST from the coding sequence ATGCTCACTGTGAGCACAACTTCTCCCGCACAACTTCCGCTCGGTTTCCGCTGGGCGTCTGTGACCGCTGGTATCAAGGCCTCGGGCAAGCCCGACGTCGCCCTGGCCGTGGCCGATGAACCCGCCGTTGCAGCCGCAATGTTTACGAAGAATCAGGTGACCGCCGCGCCCGTTCAGCTTGGCAAGAAGCATCTTGCCGCCACCGGCCACAAGGTCCGCGCCGTGCTGGTCAACGCGGGCAACGCCAACTGCTGCACCGGCGAGCAGGGCCTCGAAGTCGCGCAAAAGTCCTGCGCCGCAGTCGGCGACGCCTTCGGCTGCGTTTTTGATGAGGTGATCCCGTCCTCCACCGGAATCATCGGTGTGCCGCTGCCGGTCGAAAAGCTGCTGGACGCCATCGAACCCGCGAAAGCTGCACTCGGCAGCACGATCGAGCACGCCGATGCCTTCGCCACCGCGATCATGACCACCGACACGAAGCGCAAGACCGCCAGCGCCAGCTTCTCGGTCGACGGTAAGGTGGTGACGTTGTGGGGATGCTCCAAGGGAGCCGGTATGATCGGCCCGCAGCTTGGACCACCGCATGCCACGATGCTCGTCTATCTCTTCACCGACGTAGAGATAGACGTCGATCAGCTGCAGCCGCTGCTTGAAGCCGCCGTGGATGACAGCTTCAACGCGATCTCCATCGACGGAGATACGTCGACGAACGACACCGTCCTATTGCTTGCCAGCGGTAAGTCTGGGGTAAGTGCTTCGGGCAATGCGCTAACTCAATTCACAGCAGCACTTACAGAAGTTACCCAATCGCTGGCTTATCAGATTGTCGACGACGGCGAGGGTGTTACCCACGTCGTTCGCCTTGAGATTTCCGGTGCGGCAACCAAGGAAGACGCTCGCGTCATCGCTAAATCCATCGCCAACTCGCCGCTCTGCAAGACCGCCTGGAGCTCGGCCGACCCGAACTGGGGGCGCTTGCTCTCTGGCGCGGGTAAGGCAGGCGTGCCCTTCGATGCTTCCCAAGTCACCATTTTCATTGGGGGATTGCTGGTATTTGACCGTGGAACGCGGGCAGTCAGCTATGACGAGGCTGCTTGCCACGAGGTCATGAGCGCCCGTAATTTCACCATCGCAATCGATCTTGGCGCGGGCGACGCAGCAACTCACTTCCTCACCTGTGACCTGACGCACGAATACGTTTCTATCAACGCGGATTACTCGACTTAA
- a CDS encoding NHL repeat-containing protein encodes MEGIRGTVFGGQQPVTGAKVYVYQVGTSGAGGASVSVLTNGSNNYVTSGPDGYFTLTNLYSCTSGSSVYVYIVGGSSDSVNTNTGIGLLGALGVCPSSGSFASQVPFLYVNEVSTVLTAYALAGYATDATHISSSGSTLAQKGVANAIANVANLMNIGTGLPYTTAASTTSSVVPAPMIYTLANILAACINTSTVASTNCATLFSTATSTGTTGGTVPTDTATAAINIAHHPGVNQTKLFNLIPATAPFSGALTVVPNDYTIGVKYSNVPAALDLAVDASGNTWAVTASSLYAVTPQGSSLTGSPFTGNGMQTNRHLAIDKSGNVWVGSQTTLLGAATGTYLSKFSSVGAALTNTSNSTAAGIGGMAIDGAGNIWWAGSVLGRYNPTANTFLTSAAGLLSGPITVAVDGAGYGNAANTTTVGLTGDGYTTWNTSVANVSTFKTNSNLYTVTAEAIDSAGNAWFSDSFSNAAVKITRTGITSTATFTGTPYTGGGISAPTAINLDGDANVWLTNNTNTLSELSAAGTVISETALPTGVTGSLGYSGVSSSSSYFATPVAVATDGSGNVWVANSAGSYGLTMLLGAGAPEVTPIAAGLPTTFGTTAASSLATRP; translated from the coding sequence ATGGAAGGCATCCGCGGCACCGTCTTTGGTGGCCAACAGCCCGTTACCGGCGCAAAAGTCTACGTCTACCAGGTAGGAACCAGCGGCGCTGGCGGTGCGTCGGTCTCCGTTCTTACAAATGGAAGTAACAACTATGTTACTTCCGGCCCTGACGGTTACTTCACACTTACGAACCTGTATTCCTGCACCTCAGGCAGCTCGGTGTACGTGTACATCGTGGGCGGAAGCTCTGACTCGGTGAACACCAACACGGGCATCGGCCTGCTCGGTGCGCTGGGCGTGTGCCCCAGCAGCGGCAGTTTCGCCTCGCAGGTGCCTTTCCTCTACGTGAATGAGGTATCCACCGTTCTTACGGCATACGCTCTCGCGGGTTACGCCACCGATGCGACGCATATCTCGTCCTCAGGCTCTACGCTTGCTCAAAAGGGTGTAGCCAACGCGATCGCGAACGTGGCGAACCTGATGAACATTGGTACAGGCCTGCCTTACACCACGGCAGCCTCGACGACGAGCAGCGTTGTTCCCGCTCCGATGATCTACACGCTGGCTAACATCCTGGCGGCCTGCATCAACACTTCGACGGTGGCTTCCACGAACTGCGCCACGCTGTTTTCGACGGCGACGTCCACCGGCACCACCGGCGGCACGGTCCCCACGGATACGGCTACCGCTGCAATCAACATCGCTCATCATCCGGGCGTGAACCAGACGAAGCTCTTCAACCTTATCCCGGCCACCGCACCGTTCTCCGGCGCGTTGACCGTGGTCCCGAACGATTACACGATCGGCGTGAAGTACTCAAACGTTCCTGCAGCGCTTGATCTTGCGGTCGACGCCAGCGGTAACACGTGGGCGGTAACAGCAAGTTCGCTCTACGCTGTAACTCCTCAAGGCAGCTCCCTCACCGGATCACCTTTCACGGGCAATGGAATGCAGACCAACCGCCATCTTGCGATTGATAAGTCGGGCAACGTCTGGGTAGGTTCGCAGACCACACTCCTTGGCGCTGCTACAGGAACTTATCTGAGTAAGTTCAGTTCTGTTGGAGCGGCATTGACGAACACGAGTAACTCCACCGCCGCAGGTATCGGAGGCATGGCGATCGACGGTGCCGGCAATATCTGGTGGGCGGGTTCGGTGCTCGGTCGTTATAACCCCACGGCAAACACCTTCCTGACCTCCGCTGCCGGCCTCCTCTCCGGTCCCATCACGGTGGCGGTGGATGGTGCAGGTTACGGCAACGCGGCAAACACTACGACCGTCGGCCTGACGGGCGACGGATATACGACATGGAACACCTCGGTCGCGAACGTCTCCACCTTCAAGACCAACTCCAACCTCTATACCGTGACCGCAGAAGCCATTGATAGCGCGGGCAATGCCTGGTTCTCTGACAGCTTCTCGAACGCAGCGGTCAAGATCACACGCACCGGCATTACCAGCACAGCAACCTTCACCGGAACGCCGTACACCGGCGGTGGCATCTCCGCACCGACGGCCATCAACCTCGATGGTGACGCCAATGTCTGGCTCACCAACAACACCAATACGCTGTCCGAGCTTAGCGCCGCAGGCACAGTGATCTCCGAGACGGCTCTGCCTACCGGCGTCACTGGATCACTGGGATATAGCGGTGTCAGCAGCTCGAGCAGTTACTTTGCCACACCGGTAGCCGTCGCCACCGACGGTTCGGGCAACGTATGGGTCGCCAACTCCGCTGGCTCCTATGGTTTGACGATGTTGCTCGGAGCCGGCGCTCCTGAAGTTACGCCAATCGCAGCAGGCCTGCCCACGACCTTCGGGACGACGGCAGCCAGCAGCCTGGCGACGCGTCCCTAA
- the aceE gene encoding pyruvate dehydrogenase (acetyl-transferring), homodimeric type codes for MAALDEAVKKDLTAEVQEWIEAFDEVVAHDWEQAAELLLSLRSRAREAGVPAPGDVVTPYVNTIPAHDEVAYPGDREKESRIEALLRWNAMAMVHKQNKYDAGIGGHISTYSSQCTLLEVGFNHFFRAKYTTAAGDQPGDFIYFQGHASPGVYSRAFLEGRFEEDRLKNFRHELRDTPGLSSYPHPWLMQDFWQFPTVSMGIGPLNAIYQARFMRYLENRGLIEKTDRKIWGFLGDGETDEVDTLGAISLGSREKLDNLIFVVNCNLQRLDGPVRGNARIIDELEATFRGANWNVIKVLWGSDWDELFARDHTGLLLKRMEECVDGDYQRFKAKDGSYLRKEFFGKYPELLKLVEDKTDEELANLHRGGHDPKKIYNAYKRAMEHVGGPTVILAHTVKGYGLPSAQSRNATHSEKKLSDGDMKLFVERFNIPLPAQAAENADFYRPDSNDAAIQYLQERRAELGGYLPKREVPAVNFKAPELEFFKSWLGGSNGRAISTTMGFVNMLNGMLKHPEMGKLIVPIIPDEGRTFGFESVMKAVGIYAPEGQKYVPHDADMLLGYNEKKNGQILEEGITEAGSMASFTAAGTAYTNYKIPMVPFYLYYSMFGFQRIGDMAWAFADSRGKGFLMGGTAGRTTMLGEGLQHQDGHSHVLAGTIPTCVTYDPAFVYELAVIVQDGIKRMYEQNENVFYYITMYNEDYVNPAMPEDANGKVREGILRGIYKYKSAAKPATIQLFGAGPILNEVVKAQEILAEKYDVHADVWSVTSYTELRRDALEVERWNRLHPTQPEKKPYIVEALAEAKGSIIAASDYMKSLPDGLSPWLGQRLVTLGTDGFGRSDNREHLRRHFEVDAPSIVAATLSKLVREGSVKAKVAEKAFAELGVNTEWAGAAKA; via the coding sequence ATGGCAGCACTGGACGAAGCCGTAAAGAAGGACCTGACCGCAGAAGTACAGGAATGGATCGAGGCGTTTGACGAGGTCGTCGCGCACGATTGGGAACAGGCCGCTGAGCTTCTGTTGTCGCTGCGTTCGCGAGCTCGCGAAGCAGGCGTACCGGCTCCCGGCGATGTGGTCACGCCCTACGTCAACACCATTCCCGCGCACGACGAAGTGGCCTATCCCGGCGACCGCGAAAAGGAGAGCCGCATCGAGGCCCTGCTCCGCTGGAACGCCATGGCGATGGTGCATAAGCAGAACAAGTACGACGCCGGCATTGGCGGACACATCTCCACGTACTCCTCGCAGTGCACGTTGCTCGAAGTGGGCTTCAATCACTTCTTCCGCGCCAAATACACCACTGCCGCTGGCGACCAGCCCGGTGACTTCATCTACTTCCAGGGCCACGCTTCGCCGGGCGTGTACTCGCGCGCGTTCCTCGAAGGCCGCTTCGAAGAAGACCGCCTGAAGAACTTCCGCCACGAACTGCGCGACACCCCGGGCCTCAGCTCGTATCCGCACCCGTGGCTGATGCAGGACTTCTGGCAGTTCCCCACCGTGTCTATGGGTATTGGCCCGCTGAACGCGATCTATCAGGCGCGCTTCATGCGCTACCTCGAGAACCGTGGCCTGATCGAAAAGACCGACCGCAAGATCTGGGGCTTCCTCGGCGACGGCGAAACGGATGAGGTCGACACGCTCGGCGCTATCTCGCTCGGCTCGCGCGAGAAGCTCGACAACCTGATCTTTGTCGTCAACTGCAACCTGCAGCGCCTCGACGGCCCGGTGCGCGGCAATGCGCGCATCATCGATGAACTCGAAGCGACCTTCCGCGGCGCGAACTGGAACGTCATCAAGGTCCTGTGGGGTTCGGATTGGGATGAGCTCTTCGCCCGCGACCACACCGGCCTGCTGCTCAAGCGCATGGAAGAGTGCGTCGACGGCGACTACCAGCGCTTCAAGGCCAAGGACGGCTCATACCTTCGCAAGGAGTTCTTCGGCAAGTACCCCGAGTTGCTGAAGCTCGTGGAAGACAAGACCGACGAGGAGCTTGCGAACCTGCACCGCGGCGGACATGATCCGAAGAAGATCTACAACGCCTACAAGCGTGCGATGGAGCACGTCGGTGGACCGACGGTCATCCTGGCACACACGGTGAAGGGCTACGGCCTGCCTTCGGCGCAGTCGCGCAACGCGACGCACTCGGAGAAGAAGCTGAGCGACGGCGATATGAAGCTTTTCGTCGAGCGCTTCAACATTCCCCTGCCCGCACAGGCAGCGGAGAATGCCGACTTCTATCGCCCGGACTCGAACGACGCGGCGATCCAGTATCTGCAGGAGCGTCGCGCGGAACTCGGTGGTTATCTGCCGAAGCGCGAAGTGCCTGCCGTGAACTTCAAGGCGCCGGAGCTCGAATTCTTCAAGAGCTGGCTCGGTGGTTCGAACGGCCGTGCGATCTCGACGACGATGGGCTTCGTGAACATGCTGAACGGCATGTTGAAGCACCCCGAGATGGGCAAGCTGATTGTGCCGATCATCCCCGACGAAGGCCGTACCTTCGGTTTCGAAAGCGTGATGAAGGCCGTCGGCATCTATGCGCCGGAAGGTCAGAAGTACGTGCCGCACGATGCGGACATGCTGCTCGGCTACAACGAGAAGAAGAACGGCCAGATCCTCGAGGAAGGCATCACCGAGGCGGGTTCCATGGCCAGCTTCACCGCTGCCGGCACGGCGTATACCAACTACAAGATCCCGATGGTGCCGTTCTACCTCTACTACTCGATGTTCGGCTTCCAGCGCATCGGTGACATGGCGTGGGCGTTTGCGGACTCGCGCGGCAAGGGCTTCCTGATGGGAGGCACCGCCGGCCGTACGACGATGCTCGGCGAGGGTCTGCAGCACCAGGACGGCCACTCGCATGTGCTCGCTGGCACGATCCCGACCTGCGTGACATATGATCCTGCGTTCGTCTACGAACTCGCGGTCATCGTGCAGGACGGCATCAAGCGCATGTACGAGCAGAACGAAAACGTCTTCTACTACATCACCATGTACAACGAGGACTACGTGAACCCGGCGATGCCCGAGGACGCGAATGGCAAGGTCCGCGAAGGCATTCTGCGCGGCATCTACAAGTACAAATCGGCGGCGAAGCCTGCAACGATCCAGCTCTTCGGCGCTGGCCCGATCCTCAACGAGGTCGTGAAGGCGCAGGAGATTCTCGCCGAGAAGTACGACGTGCACGCCGATGTGTGGTCGGTGACGAGCTACACCGAGCTTCGTCGCGATGCGCTCGAGGTAGAGCGCTGGAACCGCCTGCACCCGACGCAGCCGGAGAAGAAGCCCTATATCGTCGAAGCACTCGCCGAGGCGAAGGGTTCGATCATCGCGGCGAGCGACTACATGAAGTCCCTGCCGGATGGTCTTTCGCCGTGGCTCGGTCAGCGTCTCGTGACGCTGGGCACCGACGGCTTCGGCCGCTCGGACAACCGCGAGCACCTGCGCCGTCACTTCGAGGTGGATGCGCCGTCGATCGTCGCCGCAACGCTTTCCAAGCTCGTGCGCGAAGGCTCGGTGAAGGCGAAGGTTGCCGAGAAGGCGTTTGCGGAGCTCGGCGTGAACACCGAGTGGGCTGGCGCTGCGAAGGCATAA
- a CDS encoding aldo/keto reductase — protein MQIRTLGSSNLQVSALGLGCMGMSFSYGTAHDEQEMISLMHKAVDLGVTFFDTAEVYGPFTNEVLVGKALSPIRDKVVIATKFGFNLNADGSPGWQGLNSRPEHIKQVAEASLKRLNIDAIDLFYQHRVDPDVPIEETAGAVKDLIAEGKVKHFGLSEAGAQTIRRAHAVQPVAALQSEYSLWWRKPEEEIIPTLEELGIGLVPYSPLGKGFLTGAMSSSSEFASNDFRSQLPRFTPEALAANQAFVDLLKRIAADKQATPAQIALAWLLAQKPWIAPIPGTTKLSRLEENLGAVNVTLTEQDLREINAGLSTITPEGDRYPEHLNKLVGR, from the coding sequence ATGCAAATCCGCACACTTGGCAGCAGCAATCTGCAGGTTTCCGCCCTCGGCCTCGGCTGCATGGGCATGAGTTTCAGCTACGGCACCGCTCACGACGAGCAGGAGATGATCTCCCTGATGCACAAGGCCGTCGACCTCGGCGTCACCTTCTTCGACACCGCCGAAGTCTACGGTCCGTTCACCAACGAAGTGCTCGTCGGCAAGGCGCTCTCGCCTATCCGCGATAAGGTCGTCATCGCCACGAAGTTCGGCTTCAACCTGAACGCTGACGGATCGCCTGGCTGGCAGGGCCTGAACTCGCGCCCTGAGCATATCAAGCAGGTCGCCGAGGCCTCGCTGAAGCGTCTGAACATCGACGCAATCGACCTCTTCTACCAGCATCGCGTCGATCCCGACGTACCGATCGAAGAGACCGCCGGCGCGGTGAAGGACCTGATCGCAGAAGGCAAAGTGAAGCACTTCGGACTCTCCGAAGCAGGCGCGCAGACCATCCGCCGCGCGCACGCAGTGCAGCCCGTCGCCGCACTGCAGAGCGAATATTCGCTGTGGTGGCGCAAGCCCGAGGAAGAGATCATTCCGACGCTCGAAGAGCTCGGCATCGGCCTTGTGCCGTACAGCCCGCTCGGCAAGGGTTTCCTCACCGGAGCGATGAGCTCGAGCTCGGAGTTCGCCTCGAACGACTTCCGCAGCCAGCTCCCGCGCTTCACGCCGGAGGCGCTGGCGGCCAACCAGGCCTTCGTCGATCTGCTCAAGCGCATCGCCGCCGACAAGCAAGCCACGCCTGCACAGATCGCCCTCGCATGGCTGCTCGCACAGAAGCCGTGGATCGCGCCGATTCCCGGAACGACGAAGCTCTCGCGCCTCGAGGAAAACCTCGGAGCCGTGAACGTCACGCTCACAGAGCAGGACCTCCGCGAGATCAACGCTGGCCTCTCGACCATCACCCCTGAAGGCGACCGCTACCCGGAGCACCTCAACAAGCTCGTCGGCCGCTAA